A single genomic interval of Parvularculales bacterium harbors:
- the kdsA gene encoding 3-deoxy-8-phosphooctulonate synthase — protein sequence MTSSLPNTVVEIGKLRIGNDLPLTIIAGPCALESRAHALEIATALADIANRTGVGLIYKSSFDKANRTSNASPRGIGLSPALDIFAEIKEITGLPVLTDIHERNQCEHVGKVVDVLQIPAFLCRQTDLLQAAAHTNCVVNIKKGQFLAPWDMEHVLAKVVEAGNSNVMATERGVSFGYNALVSDMRSLPILRSFKAPVVFDATHSVQQPGGQGAASGGQREMAPVLARAAVAVGVAAVFMETHQDPDHAPSDGPNMVVLDELEGIISDLQAFDRLAKKEAGAD from the coding sequence ATGACTTCATCATTACCTAATACGGTAGTTGAAATTGGAAAATTGCGCATCGGTAACGACTTACCTTTGACGATTATTGCCGGACCCTGCGCTTTAGAAAGCCGCGCTCACGCTCTTGAGATTGCTACAGCACTTGCCGACATTGCCAACCGGACAGGGGTGGGTCTCATATACAAGAGCTCTTTTGACAAAGCTAACCGTACGAGTAATGCATCACCTCGTGGTATTGGGTTATCTCCCGCATTAGATATATTTGCTGAAATTAAGGAGATAACTGGCCTACCGGTTTTGACTGATATTCATGAGAGAAATCAATGTGAGCATGTGGGTAAAGTAGTTGATGTGCTCCAGATACCAGCATTTTTATGCCGTCAAACAGATTTACTACAGGCGGCTGCTCATACAAACTGTGTTGTAAACATTAAAAAAGGTCAATTTCTAGCTCCTTGGGATATGGAGCACGTGCTGGCCAAGGTGGTAGAAGCTGGAAATTCTAACGTTATGGCCACTGAACGGGGGGTTTCTTTTGGATACAACGCGCTGGTTTCCGATATGCGGTCGTTACCAATTTTGCGCTCTTTTAAGGCTCCGGTTGTTTTTGATGCCACCCATTCCGTCCAACAGCCCGGAGGGCAGGGAGCAGCCTCCGGTGGTCAAAGAGAGATGGCTCCTGTGCTGGCGCGAGCTGCTGTTGCGGTAGGGGTGGCGGCGGTTTTCATGGAAACCCATCAGGACCCTGATCATGCGCCTTCTGATGGGCCCAATATGGTAGTTCTGGACGAACTTGAGGGTATCATCAGCGACTTACAAGCCTTTGATAGGTTGGCCAAAAAGGAAGCCGGTGCCGACTAA
- the queC gene encoding 7-cyano-7-deazaguanine synthase QueC, whose protein sequence is MSSSSVHSSTGKVLTSSDKALILFSGGQDSTICLGWALEHYNHVETIGFEYGQRHNVELACRAAIRKKLTDDFPLWADRLGADHIVNLSFFKELGDSALTTHDKPIKVSNEGLPTTFVPGRNLIFFTTAAALGWQLGIYHLVGGMCETDTTGYPDCRQDALEMLNQTINLGMGQDFVMQMPLVLSSKAKSWQLAHTLGGETFVELVREESHTCYRGDRRHAHEWGYGCGDCPACKLRAQGYEEWRRKSHV, encoded by the coding sequence ATGTCCTCTTCTTCTGTGCATTCTTCGACCGGCAAAGTGCTAACCTCATCCGATAAAGCCCTGATTTTATTTTCCGGCGGGCAGGATTCCACCATCTGCCTCGGTTGGGCGCTGGAGCACTATAACCATGTGGAGACGATTGGGTTTGAATATGGCCAGCGCCATAATGTTGAATTGGCTTGTCGTGCGGCTATACGCAAAAAACTCACGGATGATTTTCCTCTTTGGGCAGACAGGCTGGGTGCTGACCACATTGTGAACCTAAGCTTTTTCAAAGAACTGGGTGACAGTGCTTTAACAACGCACGACAAACCTATAAAAGTGTCCAACGAAGGGTTGCCTACGACTTTTGTACCTGGGCGCAATTTGATATTTTTTACCACTGCCGCTGCTTTGGGATGGCAGTTGGGTATATATCACCTTGTGGGGGGCATGTGTGAGACAGATACTACCGGTTATCCTGATTGCCGACAGGATGCCCTTGAGATGCTCAACCAAACTATTAATCTTGGCATGGGACAGGATTTCGTTATGCAAATGCCGTTGGTACTGTCAAGCAAAGCGAAGAGTTGGCAGTTGGCTCATACTCTTGGAGGTGAGACCTTTGTAGAACTGGTGCGTGAGGAGAGTCATACTTGTTATAGAGGTGATCGGAGGCATGCCCATGAATGGGGGTATGGGTGTGGCGATTGTCCGGCGTGTAAATTGCGGGCGCAGGGATATGAGGAGTGGAGGAGGAAATCTCATGTATAG
- the queE gene encoding 7-carboxy-7-deazaguanine synthase codes for MYSVKEIFYTLQGEGYYAGRPAILCRFAGCNLWSGREDDRTKAICSFCDTDFIGIDGLNGGRFATAEELATAVERIWPVEEPSPYVVCTGGEPSLQLDEAVIESFHARGFTVAIETNGTHPLPQGIDWICVSPKANTTLSITKGHELKLIFPQVEPQAHPECFEHLEFEHFYLQPMDSSAKVENSRQATAYCLNHSQWKLSVQLHKLMGIS; via the coding sequence ATGTATAGCGTGAAAGAAATATTTTATACCCTTCAGGGAGAAGGATATTATGCAGGTCGCCCAGCGATTTTATGCCGCTTTGCCGGATGCAATTTGTGGTCCGGACGAGAAGACGACCGGACAAAAGCCATCTGTTCATTTTGTGATACAGACTTTATCGGAATAGATGGCCTTAATGGAGGTCGCTTTGCCACGGCAGAAGAATTGGCCACTGCCGTTGAGCGTATATGGCCTGTAGAGGAGCCTTCCCCTTATGTGGTATGCACCGGAGGAGAGCCCTCTTTGCAACTGGACGAGGCTGTTATTGAGTCCTTCCATGCCAGAGGCTTCACAGTTGCCATAGAGACCAATGGCACACACCCCCTACCTCAAGGTATAGACTGGATATGTGTCAGTCCAAAGGCCAACACCACATTGTCAATCACCAAAGGGCATGAACTGAAACTGATTTTTCCTCAAGTGGAACCGCAAGCTCATCCTGAGTGTTTTGAGCATTTGGAATTTGAGCATTTCTATCTACAACCTATGGATAGTTCCGCTAAAGTGGAAAACAGTCGGCAGGCCACAGCTTATTGTCTAAACCATTCACAATGGAAGTTAAGCGTACAACTTCATAAACTTATGGGCATTTCATAA
- the queF gene encoding preQ(1) synthase, with protein sequence MQQIKTHSAAPANSAEAELERIPNPHTDTPYLARFTAPEFTCLCPRTGQPDFAHLVIDYAPNEWLLESRSFKIYMNSFRNEGVFHEDCTLSIGKRVYEILTPHWLRIGGYWYPRGGIPIDIFWQQGTMPDGLWVPEQGVDPYRGRG encoded by the coding sequence ATGCAACAAATAAAGACACATTCCGCGGCGCCTGCCAACTCCGCAGAGGCAGAACTAGAGCGCATTCCCAACCCTCATACGGATACACCCTATCTGGCTCGCTTTACTGCACCGGAATTTACCTGTCTGTGCCCCCGCACCGGGCAACCAGATTTTGCCCATCTGGTCATTGATTATGCCCCTAATGAGTGGTTGTTAGAATCGCGCTCTTTTAAGATATATATGAATTCTTTCCGCAATGAGGGAGTTTTCCATGAAGACTGCACCTTATCAATCGGCAAGCGGGTATATGAGATACTAACCCCTCATTGGTTGCGCATCGGGGGTTATTGGTATCCACGAGGTGGTATTCCTATTGATATTTTCTGGCAACAAGGAACCATGCCTGATGGCTTATGGGTCCCGGAGCAAGGAGTAGATCCCTATCGGGGGCGCGGTTAG
- a CDS encoding CTP synthase, with protein sequence MTRFIFITGGVVSSLGKGIAAASLGVLLQARGYSVRLRKLDPYLNIDPGTMNPIEHGEVYVTDDGAETDLDLGHYERFTGVSATSGDNTTAGRIYQEIITRERRGDYLGGTVQVIPHVTDAIKQFVLAGTEGVDFVLCEIGGTVGDIEGLPFFEAIRQLGNDLPQAKSLFIHLTLLPYIETTGEIKTKPTQHSVKELRSIGIQPDILLCRCGRPIPAEGRRKIALFCNARESSVLEALDVESIYDAPVVYHQQGLDCEVLRCFGLNDARAPDLARWDDIMNALRTPEGKVTIAIVGKYVGLKDAYKSLTEALVHGGIANNVQIDMRWLDAESLEDKEASVCLKDVDGVLVPGGFGVRGSEGKIAAAGFARTHLVPYFGICFGMQMAIIEAARNLAGIEEANSTEFSVTPEPLVGLMTEWMRDNQLERRRANDNMGGTMRLGGYEAVLERGSRIADIYKAHKINERHRHRYEVNMSYRDRLEACGLSLSAISPDGLLPEAMEIPDHPWYVGVQYHPELKSRPFAPHPLFTAFIGAAVAQSRLV encoded by the coding sequence ATGACACGGTTTATTTTCATCACCGGTGGTGTGGTTTCTTCTCTTGGAAAAGGAATAGCAGCAGCTTCTTTAGGGGTCTTGCTTCAAGCGCGCGGCTATAGTGTGCGTTTACGCAAGCTGGACCCTTATTTGAATATAGATCCGGGCACGATGAACCCGATTGAGCACGGAGAAGTTTATGTAACCGATGATGGAGCTGAGACAGACCTTGATTTGGGACATTATGAACGTTTTACCGGCGTGTCGGCTACTTCCGGTGATAATACAACGGCAGGACGCATCTACCAGGAAATTATCACCAGAGAACGCCGTGGTGATTATCTGGGTGGCACGGTTCAGGTCATCCCTCATGTAACTGATGCAATTAAGCAATTTGTTTTGGCTGGAACGGAGGGGGTAGATTTCGTCTTATGTGAGATAGGCGGAACTGTCGGTGATATTGAGGGATTACCATTTTTTGAGGCTATCCGCCAGCTAGGCAATGATTTGCCCCAGGCTAAATCCCTCTTTATTCATTTAACATTACTGCCTTATATTGAAACGACAGGGGAGATAAAAACTAAGCCTACACAACATTCGGTCAAGGAGCTGCGCTCCATCGGTATTCAGCCGGATATTTTACTATGTCGGTGTGGACGCCCCATACCGGCAGAAGGGCGCCGTAAAATTGCGCTATTTTGCAACGCCCGTGAATCATCTGTGCTGGAAGCACTGGATGTTGAAAGCATCTATGATGCACCGGTTGTTTATCACCAACAAGGGCTTGATTGTGAGGTGTTACGTTGTTTTGGGCTGAACGATGCCCGTGCTCCTGATCTTGCCCGCTGGGATGACATTATGAATGCCTTACGCACCCCGGAAGGCAAAGTGACTATTGCGATTGTCGGCAAATATGTAGGTCTAAAAGATGCTTACAAATCACTGACGGAGGCTCTGGTTCATGGCGGCATTGCCAATAATGTTCAAATTGATATGAGATGGCTTGATGCGGAGAGTCTTGAGGATAAAGAGGCTTCGGTATGCCTTAAAGATGTTGATGGAGTGCTTGTGCCGGGTGGTTTTGGAGTGCGGGGTTCGGAGGGGAAAATTGCTGCTGCAGGTTTTGCGCGCACTCATTTAGTGCCTTATTTTGGTATTTGTTTTGGTATGCAGATGGCCATTATTGAGGCCGCTCGTAATTTAGCGGGAATTGAGGAGGCAAATTCTACGGAGTTTAGTGTAACGCCTGAGCCTCTTGTCGGACTCATGACGGAGTGGATGCGTGATAATCAGCTGGAAAGACGCCGTGCCAATGATAATATGGGGGGCACTATGCGTCTTGGCGGATACGAGGCAGTACTGGAGAGGGGTAGCCGCATCGCCGATATCTACAAGGCTCATAAGATTAATGAACGTCACCGGCATCGTTATGAGGTTAACATGAGCTATCGGGATCGCTTGGAAGCCTGTGGCCTCAGCCTATCGGCCATCTCACCAGATGGGTTGTTGCCGGAAGCTATGGAAATCCCTGACCATCCTTGGTATGTGGGAGTACAATACCATCCAGAATTGAAATCCCGGCCTTTTGCGCCACACCCACTATTTACGGCTTTTATCGGCGCTGCTGTAGCCCAAAGCCGTCTGGTATAG
- the pdhA gene encoding pyruvate dehydrogenase (acetyl-transferring) E1 component subunit alpha, translated as MPQRKQPAKKTVRRKMASSARKPCKEKSRKGAGSKLDLLKAYRDMLLIRRFEERAGQMYGMGLIGGFCHLYIGQEAVVVGLQAALNEGDKVITAYREHGHMLACGMEARGVMAELTGRAGGYSKGKGGSMHMFNPEQGFYGGHGIVGAQVSLGSGLAFAIKYRCESSVCLTYMGDGAANQGQVYESFNMAELWRLPVIYIIENNQYAMGTSVERASAQTNLSKRGESFNIPGKQVDGMEVKKVYDAALKAVEWCRQGKGPYILEMMTYRYRGHSMSDPAKYRAREEVDKVRNERDPIENTGQLLITGGIIDEAGLKEIDKEVRAVVADAATFAQENSEPEAAELWTDVLR; from the coding sequence GTGCCACAGCGCAAGCAACCAGCAAAAAAAACAGTTCGTAGAAAAATGGCCTCTTCTGCACGTAAACCTTGTAAGGAAAAATCCCGTAAAGGTGCAGGTTCCAAACTGGATCTGTTAAAGGCCTATAGAGACATGCTTCTCATTCGGCGTTTTGAGGAACGTGCCGGACAAATGTACGGCATGGGTCTCATCGGAGGATTCTGCCATTTGTACATTGGGCAGGAAGCGGTTGTTGTGGGCCTGCAAGCCGCCCTCAACGAGGGTGACAAAGTCATCACAGCCTATCGCGAACATGGTCATATGTTGGCCTGTGGTATGGAGGCCCGGGGGGTTATGGCAGAATTGACAGGTCGCGCAGGGGGGTATTCAAAAGGCAAGGGTGGCTCAATGCACATGTTTAACCCGGAGCAGGGTTTTTATGGCGGTCATGGTATTGTTGGTGCACAGGTGTCACTAGGCTCGGGCCTTGCTTTTGCTATTAAATATCGCTGTGAAAGCAGCGTATGTCTGACTTATATGGGAGACGGTGCCGCCAATCAGGGGCAAGTCTATGAAAGTTTCAATATGGCTGAACTCTGGCGGTTACCTGTAATCTATATTATTGAGAATAATCAATATGCTATGGGAACCAGCGTAGAACGCGCTTCAGCTCAGACGAATTTATCTAAACGAGGTGAGAGTTTTAACATTCCCGGTAAGCAGGTTGACGGCATGGAAGTAAAAAAGGTCTATGATGCCGCCTTGAAAGCCGTTGAGTGGTGTCGTCAGGGGAAGGGCCCATACATTTTAGAGATGATGACATATCGCTATCGGGGTCATTCTATGTCGGACCCGGCTAAATATCGTGCCCGTGAGGAGGTTGATAAAGTTCGTAACGAGCGCGACCCTATTGAAAATACCGGTCAACTCTTGATAACTGGAGGGATTATTGATGAGGCAGGGCTCAAAGAAATAGATAAAGAGGTTAGGGCTGTTGTTGCTGATGCGGCTACTTTTGCTCAGGAAAATTCTGAACCGGAGGCGGCAGAATTATGGACAGATGTTTTACGTTGA
- the secG gene encoding preprotein translocase subunit SecG, whose protein sequence is MSVLILTAHVVIAIVLVAFVLLQRSEGGALGIGDAGGGMPQGRSLGNPLTKTTTILGICFFLTSIGLSILARDKTTDSLFGGDGTGFESIPAPAPAPALPLPSGGSDSTGTGDQPVVPRSP, encoded by the coding sequence ATGAGTGTTTTGATTTTGACTGCCCATGTTGTTATCGCCATTGTGCTGGTAGCCTTTGTATTGTTGCAACGCTCGGAAGGTGGCGCTTTGGGCATTGGAGATGCAGGCGGTGGTATGCCCCAAGGGCGCAGTCTCGGAAACCCCCTTACTAAAACTACAACTATATTGGGTATCTGTTTTTTTCTAACCAGCATTGGGCTGTCCATTTTGGCGCGTGACAAAACAACGGATTCTCTTTTTGGGGGTGACGGTACCGGATTTGAATCCATCCCGGCTCCAGCTCCCGCTCCGGCACTGCCTTTACCATCAGGTGGATCAGATAGCACAGGTACAGGAGACCAGCCGGTCGTCCCCCGTTCTCCATGA
- a CDS encoding septum formation initiator family protein → MYANQQPRGGIPRRRLRHQIVPFVCLCVMIYFTYHAIYGNHGLIAGAHLDERIKALEMELAELRPVRQNLEDKCSRLRLASLDLDLLDEQSRRLLEVAYPEEIVIFRDKF, encoded by the coding sequence ATGTATGCGAATCAGCAACCCCGAGGGGGAATCCCCCGTCGCCGGTTACGGCATCAGATTGTGCCGTTTGTGTGTTTGTGCGTGATGATCTATTTCACCTACCATGCCATCTATGGAAACCATGGCCTGATTGCTGGCGCGCACTTAGACGAGCGTATCAAAGCACTGGAAATGGAATTAGCCGAACTGCGCCCAGTGCGGCAAAATTTGGAAGACAAATGCTCCCGATTGCGGCTTGCAAGCCTTGATCTTGATTTGCTTGATGAGCAATCCCGGCGGCTTTTGGAGGTGGCCTATCCTGAAGAAATCGTTATTTTTCGCGATAAATTCTAG
- the eno gene encoding phosphopyruvate hydratase yields the protein MVAIVDIIGREVLDSRGNPTVEVEIVLEDGSQGRAIVPSGASTGAHEAVERRDGGSRYGGKGVQGAIDTINGEIFDAISGMNATEQTLIDGILIDLDGTPNKSRLGANAILGVSLALAQASAVSLEVPLFRYLGGPGAQLLPAPMMNIINGGAHADNAIDLQEFMIMPLSAPSFKEGLRMGVEVFHTLGDMLKAEGYSINVGDEGGYAPAISSATQALDAIMEAIEEAGYKAGEDVFIALDPAATEFYQDGSYHLTGEGKTLKSDKMVAYYEGLVKNYPIVSIEDPMAEDDWQGWKLITQKLGDKCQLVGDDVFVTNPDRLADGIAKGVANAILVKPNQIGTLTETMATVTMAYKEGYKTVMSHRSGETEDATIADLAVALHCGQIKTGSLSRSDRLAKYNQLLRIEERLGPVATYAGPQLRRH from the coding sequence ATGGTAGCGATTGTAGATATTATTGGACGGGAAGTTCTTGACAGTCGGGGTAATCCAACTGTTGAGGTTGAAATCGTGCTGGAAGACGGCAGTCAGGGGCGGGCGATTGTTCCTTCAGGCGCTTCAACGGGAGCTCATGAGGCCGTAGAGCGTCGTGATGGCGGTAGCCGCTATGGAGGAAAAGGTGTGCAGGGGGCTATAGATACCATCAACGGAGAAATTTTTGATGCCATCTCAGGCATGAACGCCACTGAGCAAACGCTTATTGATGGCATTTTGATTGATTTAGATGGTACGCCTAATAAATCCCGCCTGGGTGCCAATGCTATTCTTGGGGTATCACTGGCTTTGGCACAAGCATCGGCAGTCTCTTTGGAAGTTCCCTTGTTCCGCTATTTAGGTGGACCGGGTGCACAACTGTTGCCGGCGCCTATGATGAATATCATCAATGGCGGTGCCCATGCCGATAACGCCATAGATCTTCAGGAGTTTATGATTATGCCGTTATCGGCCCCTTCCTTTAAGGAGGGGCTTAGAATGGGTGTTGAGGTTTTTCATACCTTGGGCGATATGCTTAAAGCTGAAGGCTATAGCATCAATGTGGGTGATGAGGGAGGCTATGCACCTGCCATAAGTTCTGCTACTCAGGCGCTGGATGCCATTATGGAGGCGATAGAAGAGGCCGGATACAAAGCTGGAGAGGACGTGTTTATTGCGCTTGACCCGGCGGCCACCGAATTTTATCAGGATGGTTCTTATCATCTGACCGGTGAGGGCAAAACTCTCAAGTCTGACAAAATGGTCGCCTACTATGAAGGGTTAGTTAAAAACTATCCAATTGTTTCCATTGAGGATCCCATGGCAGAGGATGATTGGCAGGGTTGGAAGCTTATTACTCAAAAATTGGGGGATAAGTGCCAGCTTGTGGGGGATGATGTGTTTGTAACCAACCCTGACCGCCTCGCCGACGGCATTGCGAAGGGCGTTGCTAATGCCATATTGGTGAAGCCCAACCAAATAGGCACTCTAACAGAAACAATGGCGACTGTGACTATGGCTTACAAAGAAGGCTATAAAACAGTGATGTCCCATCGCTCCGGAGAGACGGAAGATGCCACTATTGCCGATTTGGCCGTTGCTCTTCATTGTGGACAGATAAAAACGGGGTCTTTGTCTCGCTCGGACCGCCTTGCCAAATATAATCAACTCCTGCGTATTGAGGAGCGGTTAGGGCCGGTTGCCACCTATGCCGGACCTCAATTGCGTCGCCATTAA
- a CDS encoding 2-oxo acid dehydrogenase subunit E2 — MPEATPMEAPKGSRLMASPLARRLAKTHNIDLNTLNGSGPHGRVVKRDIEVAVAGGGVEHELVAHMATSKPPVGRGGEALPDARLFYNEGEYESRPLDGMRRAIARRMTQSMSEIPHFYLTIDCNIDKLLDARRSLNRTDENLKLSVNDFLVRAAALALMKVPQANASWAGDALLYHHHADIGIAVALEGGGLITPIIRRADEKQIADIASASKDLIARARNRKLTPQDYEGGSFSLSNLGMYGIRQFTAVINPPQASILAIGSGEKRTIVGANNAITVATLMTVTLSCDHRVIDGAIGAELLGTFRQYVENPITMLV; from the coding sequence ATGCCTGAAGCCACCCCAATGGAAGCTCCAAAAGGCTCACGGCTTATGGCCAGTCCTTTAGCTCGTCGGCTGGCAAAAACTCATAACATTGACCTCAACACCCTTAACGGCTCGGGGCCTCATGGACGCGTTGTTAAGCGGGACATTGAGGTCGCTGTTGCAGGGGGCGGTGTGGAGCATGAGCTGGTTGCCCATATGGCTACAAGCAAACCGCCTGTCGGGAGAGGCGGGGAGGCTTTGCCCGATGCCCGCTTATTCTACAATGAAGGTGAGTATGAAAGCCGTCCGCTGGATGGTATGCGCCGTGCCATCGCTCGGCGTATGACTCAATCTATGAGCGAAATTCCTCATTTTTACCTTACTATAGACTGCAACATTGATAAATTACTTGATGCACGGCGTAGCCTTAACCGGACTGACGAAAATCTCAAATTAAGTGTCAATGATTTTCTGGTGCGTGCTGCTGCGCTCGCCCTCATGAAAGTGCCGCAAGCCAACGCCAGCTGGGCTGGAGACGCACTGCTATATCACCATCACGCCGATATTGGCATTGCGGTAGCTTTGGAAGGTGGTGGCCTGATAACGCCCATTATCCGTCGGGCCGATGAGAAACAAATAGCTGACATCGCCAGCGCCTCCAAAGATCTTATTGCCCGAGCCCGCAACCGTAAACTTACCCCTCAGGATTATGAAGGGGGCAGTTTTTCGCTCTCTAATTTGGGTATGTATGGCATTCGTCAATTTACGGCAGTTATTAATCCTCCTCAGGCCTCTATTCTGGCTATTGGGAGTGGAGAAAAACGCACCATAGTTGGTGCAAATAACGCCATTACCGTTGCTACCCTCATGACTGTTACTTTGTCTTGTGATCATCGGGTAATTGACGGGGCTATCGGTGCCGAGTTATTGGGGACTTTCCGTCAGTACGTAGAAAACCCCATCACTATGCTCGTGTAA
- the tpiA gene encoding triose-phosphate isomerase, with protein sequence MARKITPIVVGNWKMNGTRRSATEVNRLIGGLKKMPHPVCNVMLCPPATLIGDFAKLSKRTRLQVGAQDCHVDTAGAHTGDVSTEMLHDAGARAVIVGHSERRRDHGESNADIHDKVQAAWRVSLTAIVCVGETRVERNAKRTLQIITRQLSASLPATMDGDVMIAYEPVWAIGAARTPTPVAIREVHEHIRKRLNLRFGLRQGDRIPILYGGSVTANNAGQMASIEQVNGVLVGGASLKYRDFLKIIYAFSAP encoded by the coding sequence ATGGCGCGTAAGATAACCCCGATAGTGGTGGGAAACTGGAAAATGAATGGCACGAGACGCTCCGCCACAGAGGTCAATCGACTTATCGGCGGATTAAAAAAGATGCCGCATCCTGTTTGTAATGTTATGCTTTGCCCTCCGGCAACTCTTATTGGGGATTTCGCCAAATTATCTAAACGCACCCGCCTTCAGGTAGGCGCGCAGGATTGCCATGTTGACACTGCCGGTGCGCACACGGGGGATGTGAGTACCGAGATGCTACACGATGCGGGCGCGCGAGCTGTTATTGTCGGGCATTCCGAGCGTCGCCGTGACCATGGAGAAAGCAATGCCGACATACATGATAAAGTTCAGGCGGCTTGGCGGGTTAGCCTCACGGCGATTGTATGTGTTGGTGAGACGCGCGTTGAGCGCAATGCCAAACGGACTTTACAGATCATCACCCGTCAGTTGAGCGCCTCACTACCTGCAACTATGGACGGAGATGTCATGATTGCCTATGAACCAGTCTGGGCTATCGGAGCAGCCCGAACCCCTACGCCGGTGGCAATCCGTGAAGTTCATGAACATATCCGTAAACGGTTAAACCTTCGTTTTGGCCTCCGGCAGGGAGACAGGATTCCTATTCTCTACGGTGGATCTGTAACGGCTAATAACGCCGGTCAGATGGCCTCTATAGAGCAGGTCAATGGTGTTTTAGTTGGGGGGGCAAGCCTTAAATATCGTGATTTTTTGAAAATTATATACGCTTTTTCGGCCCCCTAA
- a CDS encoding pyruvate dehydrogenase complex E1 component subunit beta translates to MTIEILMPALSPTMEEGTLAKWMVKEGDAVSSGDVIAEIETDKATMEVEAIDEGHIGKLLIPDGAENVPVNSVIAVLLQEGEDANAIGEHQSTVPSATLTPEFTTPEIVSRKEPERVPEARPPVVVHEPDVPPDTAMVTMTVREALRDAMAEEMRRDDTVFVMGEEVAEYQGAYKVTQGLLEEFGETRVRDTPITEHGFAGLGVGAAFGGLRPIVEFMTFNFAMQAIDHIINSAAKTLYMSGGMIHCPIVFRGPNGAAARVAAQHSQDYSAWYAHVPGLKVVAPFSAMDAKGLLKAAIRDPNPVVFLENEILYGRSFEVPELDDFVLPIGKARVLREGDHVTLVGHSFALNHILEATDILIGDGISGEIIDLRTLRPLDMKTILTSVRKTNRLVIVEEGWPVCSIGSEIAASVTAEAFDDLDAPPLRISGRDVPMPYAANLEKLALPSVGDVIEAVKAVCYR, encoded by the coding sequence ATGACTATTGAGATTCTTATGCCTGCCTTATCGCCCACCATGGAAGAGGGCACGCTGGCCAAATGGATGGTCAAAGAAGGGGATGCTGTCTCCTCCGGGGATGTTATTGCTGAGATTGAAACCGATAAGGCTACCATGGAAGTAGAGGCCATTGATGAGGGGCACATAGGTAAACTGTTGATTCCGGACGGAGCGGAGAATGTACCGGTTAATAGCGTCATTGCGGTTTTGCTTCAGGAGGGGGAGGATGCCAATGCCATAGGGGAGCACCAATCCACTGTACCATCAGCGACTCTAACCCCAGAGTTCACAACTCCGGAAATTGTAAGTAGGAAAGAACCCGAAAGAGTTCCGGAAGCACGCCCGCCTGTTGTAGTTCACGAACCGGATGTGCCGCCCGATACCGCCATGGTAACCATGACTGTACGCGAGGCCTTGCGAGATGCCATGGCAGAAGAAATGCGTCGCGATGACACGGTGTTTGTCATGGGCGAGGAGGTTGCAGAATATCAGGGAGCATACAAAGTAACTCAGGGTTTACTGGAAGAATTTGGGGAAACCCGTGTGCGGGATACACCTATTACAGAGCATGGCTTTGCAGGTCTTGGTGTAGGGGCTGCCTTTGGGGGGTTACGTCCCATTGTTGAGTTCATGACGTTTAACTTTGCCATGCAAGCCATTGATCATATTATTAACTCTGCGGCGAAGACCCTTTATATGTCAGGAGGTATGATTCATTGCCCTATTGTTTTTCGCGGACCAAACGGAGCCGCCGCCCGTGTTGCTGCGCAGCATAGTCAGGACTATTCCGCCTGGTATGCCCATGTGCCGGGCTTAAAGGTGGTAGCCCCTTTTTCTGCCATGGATGCCAAGGGCTTATTAAAAGCTGCTATTCGTGATCCTAATCCGGTTGTTTTTTTGGAAAATGAAATTCTCTATGGTCGCTCTTTTGAAGTTCCCGAACTGGATGATTTTGTGTTGCCTATAGGCAAGGCCAGAGTGTTGCGTGAGGGGGATCATGTAACCCTTGTAGGACACTCATTTGCTCTTAACCATATTTTAGAGGCTACCGATATTCTTATTGGTGATGGCATTAGTGGTGAGATTATTGATTTACGCACTTTGCGTCCGTTAGATATGAAGACTATCCTGACCTCTGTGCGTAAGACCAATCGGCTTGTTATTGTAGAGGAGGGTTGGCCTGTGTGCAGCATTGGCTCTGAGATTGCAGCAAGCGTTACAGCAGAGGCATTTGATGATCTTGATGCACCGCCTTTGCGCATCAGTGGTCGGGATGTGCCGATGCCTTATGCAGCTAATCTCGAAAAGCTGGCGCTACCTTCCGTTGGGGATGTCATTGAGGCGGTAAAAGCCGTCTGCTACCGGTGA